A single window of Plasmodium reichenowi strain SY57 chromosome 14, whole genome shotgun sequence DNA harbors:
- a CDS encoding valine--tRNA ligase, putative, translating into MNISLIKKVGINYINKSFNTYCNKKLSKMDIKNIKENLKTMKDAYDPKEVESKWYSFWEENDYFKPKKELIEENKNNEHIKKFVIILPPPNVTGTLHIGHTLTVAIQDSLVRYKRMKNYLTLYIPGTDHAGIATQTVVEKMLYKKENKIRQDYGREEFVKKIYEWKDLHGNKINNQMKRIGASVDWSREYFTMNENLSNAVKEAFIKFYESGLIYRDNRLVAWCPHLKTALSDIEVNLEEIKKPTKIKIPSFDHLVEVGVLYKFFYQIKDSEEKIEIATTRIETMLGDVAVAVHPKDKRYAHLIGKEIVHPFIPNRKIIIIADDFVDMEYGTGAVKITPAHDKNDYDMMKRHNLNYINIFTLDGHINENGGKLFQGLHRFECRFKIQEELKKLNLLSDKVPNPMSLPLCSRTNDIIEYMLIPQWYMNCSELAHQAIQNVKLKELEIIPSQHVNTWYYWLENVRDWCISRQLWWGHRIPAYKIVFKNEVDHNSDDINRNGDGNNNNNNNLEEQNELWVVGRSYEEGLEKAKTLVGDNKPFELIQDEDVLDTWFSSSLVPFSSLGWPNQTEDLETFFPNTILETGQDILFFWVARMVMVSLHLMKKLPFKTIYLHAMIRDSRGEKMSKSKGNVVDPLDIIDGISLNKLHEKLYEGNLPEKEIKRAIELQKKEFPKGIPECGTDALRFGLLTYLKQGRNVNLDINRIIGYRHFCNKLWNAVKFFLKTLPDNYDNYNILIDKPEYVEKLQWEDKWILHKLNVYIKNANDNFESYNFSEVAFASYNFWLYDLCDIYLELIKPRLNTDSHDNFVSGLKEKSDMNNIEKREVVEQNDNNESVNTNHINEINKCNNYLDGYGANKTLHVCLDYGLRLLHPISPFITEELYQKISSEPYKFNSISLAKYPEYINIWHNENINSEMNKFMNIVKQFRSFISTLEIPPKTKLNCFIAAKHEEDKIFIEKVRTKIEVLAKLSSLSVINYNVEDLSDDLKLQVKKCLKDIVSNQFIIYVQSSEEYLKPLLSSMLNKNKKLQASLDSYLKKINDPNYEQKVPEQVRTMYSEKVEELNSQILSISNIICEINECLKNA; encoded by the coding sequence atgaatattagcttaattaaaaaagtaggcattaattatattaataaatcatttaatacatattgtaataaaaaattgtcAAAGATggatattaaaaatataaaagagAATTTAAAAACTATGAAGGATGCATATGATCCTAAGGAAGTAGAATCAAAGTGGTATAGTTTTTGGGAAGaaaatgattattttaaaccgaaaaaagaattaatagaagaaaataagaataatgaacatataaaGAAATTTGTGATTATATTACCCCCACCAAATGTAACAGGTACGTTACATATTGGTCATACATTAACAGTAGCTATTCAAGATTCTTTAGTTCGATATAAaagaatgaaaaattatttaacattatatataccaGGAACAGATCATGCTGGTATAGCAACACAAACTGTTGTAGAAAAgatgttatataaaaaagagaataaaataagacAAGATTATGGTCGAGAAGAatttgttaaaaaaatatatgaatggAAAGATTTACAtggaaataaaataaataatcaGATGAAGAGGATTGGTGCTTCTGTTGATTGGTCAAGAGAATATTTTACCATGAATGAAAATTTATCAAATGCAGTAAAAGAAgcttttattaaattttatgaaaGTGGTTTAATATATAGAGATAATAGATTAGTTGCTTGGTGCCCTCATTTAAAAACTGCCTTATCCGACATTGAAGTAAATCTagaagaaattaaaaaaccaaccaaaataaaaataccTTCCTTTGATCATTTAGTTGAAGTAGGTGTtctatataaatttttttaccAAATAAAAGATAGTGAAGAGAAAATAGAAATAGCAACAACTCGTATTGAAACCATGCTAGGAGATGTAGCTGTAGCTGTACACCCAAAAGATAAACGATATGCACATTTAATTGGTAAAGAAATTGTACATCCATTTATTCCTAATAggaaaattattattattgctGATGATTTTGTTGATATGGAATATGGTACTGGTGCTGTGAAAATTACTCCAGCTcatgataaaaatgattatgACATGATGAAAAGacataatttaaattatataaatatttttacattagATGGGcatattaatgaaaatgGAGGGAAATTATTTCAAGGCCTACATAGATTTGAATGTAGATTTAAAATTCAAGAAGaattaaagaaattaaatttattatcagATAAAGTACCTAACCCTATGTCTTTACCACTTTGTTCAAGGACAAACGACATCATTGAATATATGCTCATACCACAATGGTATATGAACTGTTCAGAATTAGCTCACCAAGCTATCCAAAATGTTAAACTAAAAGAGTTAGAGATCATACCATCTCAGCATGTAAACACATGGTATTATTGGTTGGAGAACGTTAGAGATTGGTGTATATCAAGACAGTTGTGGTGGGGACATCGTATACCAGCCTATAAAATtgtatttaaaaatgaagtTGATCACAATAGTGATGATATCAATCGTAATGGTgatggtaataataataataataacaatttgGAAGAACAAAACGAATTGTGGGTTGTTGGTAGGTCTTACGAAGAAGGATTGGAAAAGGCAAAAACCCTTGTAGGTGATAATAAGCCCTTCGAATTAATACAAGATGAGGATGTTCTAGATACTTGGTTTTCATCTTCTTTGGTTCCATTTAGTTCATTAGGATGGCCAAATCAAACTGAAGATTTAGAAACTTTTTTTCCTAATACAATATTAGAGACTGGTCaggatatattattcttttgGGTAGCTAGAATGGTTATGGTTTCTTTACATttgatgaaaaaattacCATTTAAGACAATTTATTTACATGCTATGATTAGAGATTCTCGTGGTGAAAAAATGAGCAAGAGTAAAGGAAATGTTGTAGACCCATTAGATATAATTGATGGTATTAGTTTGAATAAATTACATGAGAAATTGTATGAAGGGAATTTACCagaaaaggaaataaaGAGAGCAATTgaattacaaaaaaaagaatttcCGAAAGGTATACCAGAATGTGGTACAGATGCATTAAGATTTGGATTGTTAACATATCTTAAACAAGGAAGAAATGTAAATTTAGATATTAATCGAATTATTGGTTATAGacatttttgtaataaatTATGGAATGCAgtcaaattttttttaaaaaccTTACCAGATAATTATGACaattacaatatattaattgATAAACCTGAATATGTAGAAAAGTTGCAATGGGAAGATAAATGGATTTTACATAaattaaatgtatatataaaaaatgcAAACGACAATTTTGAATCATACAATTTTTCAGAAGTTGCTTTTGCGTCTTATAATTTTTGGTTGTATGATTTATGTGATATTTATTTAGAATTAATTAAACCTCGTTTAAATACAGATTCTCATGATAATTTTGTAAGTGgattaaaagaaaaaagtgatatgaataatatagaGAAAAGAGAAGTTGTTgaacaaaatgataataatgaatcAGTTAATACAAACCatattaatgaaataaataaatgtaataattatttagaTGGATATGGAGCTAATAAAACGTTACATGTTTGTTTAGATTATGGATTAAGACTTTTGCATCCAATATCTCCATTTATTACCGAAGAATTATATCAGAAAATATCATCCGAACCTTACAAATTTAATTCCATATCATTAGCAAAATATCcagaatatattaacatatggcataatgaaaatattaattctgaaatgaataaatttatgaatattGTTAAACAATTTAGATCATTCATATCTACATTAGAAATCCCCCCcaaaacaaaattaaattGTTTCATTGCTGCTAAACATGAAgaagataaaatatttattgaAAAGGTAAGAACTAAAATTGAAGTTCTAGCGAAATTGTCTTCATTAAGTGTTATTAATTACAATGTTGAAGATTTATCAGATGATTTAAAATTACAAGTAAAAAAATGCTTAAAAGATATTGTTTCGAAtcaatttattatatatgtacaatCTAGTGAAGAATACCTTAAACCATTATTAAGTAGTAtgttaaataaaaataaaaaattacaagCTTCATTAGATTCTTAtctgaaaaaaattaatgacCCAAATTATGAGCAAAAAGTACCTGAACAAGTCAGAACTATGTATAGTGAAAAAGTCGAGGAATTAAATTCCCAAATATTGTCTATATCgaatataatatgtgaAATAAATGAGTGTTTAAAGAATGcatag
- a CDS encoding hypothetical protein (conserved Plasmodium protein, unknown function) has protein sequence MYSSPKKPDVSESETHQGEYKNRASKNNLNSNYSFEQNKNKNMSVRHNKNENMLNDFVPNIGSNLISNSSSFNNKLEISNKILDNNNNKVNQNNKDKEYYKDNINNTHTSLNFMVDYKNMLPCIDNTNASLNRVNQNHFDKNEVRAVPINDVAKKVNCFEGIYESKSIRNNVQEEEHLDNINKKSNEKHILINHKNVMEHINSKEENIPRYPFSLNGEKLLNIETNMMVNTLNNKNMSKREFELIKINDMLYQNNRLNENNKNDLVVLNDPKNDGIYIDLTLNDYTHTNFETFELSGKIISDIYNVLKKYVLQNIRNNTKNNSPSNEIKGYHTNKMNLSSNGPFTNKALITSAFSKNEDYIICLNNNKIYKEIIYDYIKKNGICPNIDNTLMLVEDSLKRAIERQRNFFRLSKFFFNKYKNKAYKHLLKQINKKVTIKYDKNSILSTEEFECNSTISEVVGFDENVLKSELKFYEIRSYDDMDFYILTNQNKLHIHDYKCVKSIYYNKSYFLLYCPKNDDEDISKNPFYCSKKYKNNHHQNDERQIENFETNNHIINDNQIYDRENQQHVYSTLHKKNHIEFRDVSVQWSDKISNNDKLNKDWSIKFDEGYTPYTIPKLNKEEFINLRDIKDFSISEYMSRYMKNNGNDKNHKFGLNKIMNGRHVCDFPNARSNNHKKYNWNYLHNLEQYNGKSYCVEEKSTDNYIQQSTSDIILDNKIKGSYIRSKCIRRNMFNNLHLYRTNRMRNLFHYNNLDSYINLNNLHCFYDPLSYYMLYEDNKMNLKRCRGHIDHGRHVCRMYLNDEESNFYMKRRNTNGYNTMEDGRNRSNIFYNNNNNNNEDGHHTMCFCKIGEKNTKEKNVEKKVKKKINKNVKKNVKNNVKKKVKNNVKKKVKKKVKNNVKKNVKKNVKKYMNKMVTKHMNKKVKKNVKKKDKNNTENELTNKIKKFLNKKTLIKFIKKYPLYSSSPFSSLKTDKSNCTKKKSLSTNNERNNWNQNSFSEIKNRNSLDISCNTNKVTPSNKEYNTHYSNGTHINSFALKNNSNITTFNNNIAMKSTSRDNQNSDMKNNGIYSIKSVKNFQKNKMNSIYLDKIKMDKKTICKPMDKMNSYFNRQAENKLKGKVCYYTNKSFLFVVRNIYRIRKMWIREKMKKRNERFLCYKKKTNKCKNNKKPKMKNKQKQKKKQKKKICKKWKNNKNISKIYKKATSLKRKILTQDKPLQLQQCINDYENDGLQNSEMSNVKHRHNYINNDIAYNQNSIRNDNTINENNNTKYINNVELNTQTEKNNLYPITTQKMDDNKIYKENEKETDVYVQQEKHNFINNYENDLKNNQVELKQSCNPNMINENNLYRINNNNSENIYQNYSNISYHNNNHNNNHNNNNNNNRIEKNLNKQLDVESTNKNVSFSSFEIYDSYKNEDLQNVPCMDTNQNFVLNDEVNYMNHKNKTNKMDNMNNMNKMDNMNNMNKMDHMNNMNKMDHMNNYYYDGNNNMLIYQNNDNHSNDFHQQREILLNQSRINENTRIHEYSSSPYEKKNLDMHPFHNYAISNNNLNYDIRNYVEGGIETSNYNSLDSNFSNIKNGNYDHENTEDYLHRRNLFFLNNNMNETKEHTDFLKYRNNYNVDQNNNITNNDTMRYNNNESNNVSNNESNNVSNNESNNVSNNESNNVSNNVSNNVHNNVSNNYSTEFFKNTSCSCVDKNVNNANIFYGHQNLIPDNQKVYEGKNVNMEIEENIINVVKNNENDKMFENLPSFNLKDENVDHKLNFDVKSRPLPNKPLDFMNINNDNNNNNNNXXXXNMVDNNMSNYNMVDDNMNNYNMVNNNMNNYNMVNNNMNNYNMVDDNMNNYNVVEDNMNNYNVVEDNMNNYNMVDNNMSNYHTVDDNMNNYNMVDDNMNNYIIVNNNMNNYNVVDDNMNNYIMVNNNMSNYNVVDDNMNNYNTGNYNVHNNNMYNFNAENYNMNGYNQNNIGDNGSNNNGIYNNTNEQENDNYISHQNEVNNNIHNSYEVNEQSPYHNKNNYQVNNIYYTYNNESLQDTNYSTMNRHSIIETSYNEIHRNIYRINDDIHNGNVSVEIYSNRYNNNCQNYCNNNNTHNNTHNNAHNNAHNNAHNNTHNNTHNNTHNNRQNNRHNNRHNNRPYFRNNNTQNDTQNNIQNNTQINTQNNSQNNIQINAQNNTHELVYKIVRLIIGITSNLTLLQKILVLQTDAMRNIEEGH, from the exons atgtattcCTCTCCAAAAAAACCAGATGTGTCTGAATCGGAGACTCATCAAGGGGAATACAAGAACAGAGcatcaaaaaataatttgaatTCTAATTATTCTTTTGAGCAAAACAAGAATAAAAACATGTCTGTGAgacataataaaaatgaaaacatGTTGAATGATTTTGTACCCAATATAGGAAGTAACCTTATTTCAAATAGTAGCTCctttaataataaattggagatttcaaataaaattttagataataataataataaggtTAATCAAAACaataaagataaagaatattacaaggataatataaataataccCATACATCCTTAAATTTCATGGTTGATTATAAGAATATGTTACCTTGTATAGATAATACAAATGCTTCTTTAAATAGGGTAAATCAAAATCATTTCGATAAAAATGAAGTGAGGGCTGTGCCCATTAATGATGTTGCCAAAAAGGTAAATTGTTTTGAAGGTATATATGAATCGAAATCAATAAGAAATAACGTGCAAGAAGAGGAACAtttagataatataaataaaaagtcgaatgaaaaacatatattaattaatcataaaaatgtGATGGAACATATAAACTcaaaagaagaaaatatacCAAGATATCCATTTAGTTTAAATGgagaaaaattattaaatatcGAAACGAATATGATGGTAAATACTttaaataacaaaaatatgtCAAAGAGAGAATTTGAATTAATTAAGATTAATGATATGCtttatcaaaataatagaCTTAACGAAAATAACAAGAATGACTTAGTTGTTTTAAATGATCCAAAAAATGatggtatatatatagatttGACTTTAAATGATTATACACATACTAACTTCGAGACTTTTGAACTTAGTGGGAAGATAATTagtgatatatataatgtattgaaaaaatatgttttacaaaatataagaaataatacaaaaaataattctcCAAGTAATGAGATAAAAGGTTAtcatacaaataaaatgaacTTATCATCTAATGGTCCTTTTACGAATAAGGCTCTTATTACATCTGCTTTTTCTAAAAATGAagattatataatatgcttaaataataataaaatatataaagaaataatatatgattacataaaaaaaaatggaataTGTCCAAATATAGATAACACTTTAATGTTAGTTGAGGATTCATTAAAAAGAGCTATAGAGAGACAAAGGAATTTTTTTAGACTTTcgaaatttttttttaataaatataaaaacaaagcttataaacatttattaaaacaaataaataaaaaagttacaataaaatatgataagAACTCTATATTATCTACTGAAGAATTTGAATGTAATTCAACAATATCTGAAGTTGTAGGATTTGACGAGAATGTTTTAAAAAGCGAATTAAAGTTCTATGAGATTAGATCTTATGATGATATGgatttttacatattaaCGAATCAAAATAAGCTTCATATTCATGATTATAAATGTGTAAaatctatatattataataaatcatattttcttttatattgtCCAAAGAATGATGATGAGGACATTTCAAAAAACCCATTTTATTGTtccaaaaaatataaaaataatcacCACCAAAATGATGAACGACAGATTGAAAATTTTGAAACAAACaatcatataattaatgataatcaaatatatgataGAGAAAATCAACAACATGTGTATTCTACTTTACACAAGAAAAATCATATTGAATTTAGAGATGTTAGTGTTCAGTGGAGTGATAAAATATCTAATAATGATAAACTAAATAAAGATTGGAGTATAAAATTTGATGAAGGTTATACTCCTTATACTATACctaaattaaataaagaggaatttataaatttacGTGATATAAAAGACTTTAGCATATCAGAGTACATGTCACgttatatgaaaaataatggAAATGATAAGAACCATAAGTTCGgtttaaataaaattatgaatGGTAGACATGTTTGTGATTTTCCAAATGCTAGATCAAATAATCACAAGAAATATAATTGGAATTATCTACATAATTTAGAACAATATAATGGGAAAAGTTATTGTGTAGAAGAAAAATCAACagataattatattcaACAGAGTACATCAGATATAATTTtggataataaaattaaaggTTCTTATATAAGATCCAAATGTATACGAAGaaatatgtttaataaTCTCCACCTTTATCGTACAAATCGAATGAGAAATCTATTTCACTACAATAATTTAGattcttatataaatcTGAATAATCTACATTGTTTTTATGATCctttatcatattatatgttatatgaAGATAACAAAATGAATCTGAAGAGATGTAGAGGGCATATAGACCATGGACGACACGTATGTCGTATGTATTTAAATGATGAAGAATcgaatttttatatgaaaagaagaaatacAAATGGGTACAATACAATGGAAGATGGTAGAAATAGGAgtaacatattttataataataataataataataatgaggATGGGCATCATACTATGTGTTTTTGTAAAATAGGTGAGAAAAAtacaaaagaaaagaatGTGGAAAAGAaagtgaaaaaaaagatcAACAAGAATGTTAAAAAgaatgtaaaaaataatgtaaaaaagaaggtaaaaaataatgtaaaaaagaaggtaaaaaagaaggtaaaaaataatgtaaaaaagaatgtaaaaaagaatgtaaaaaaatatatgaataaaatgGTAACAAAACACatgaataaaaaagtaaaaaagaatgtgaaaaagaaagataaaaataacacaGAAAACGAGTTgacaaataaaataaagaagttcttaaataaaaagacactaataaaatttattaaaaaatatccattatattcttcttcCCCTTTTTCTTCTTTGAAAACAGATAAGAGTAACtgtacaaaaaaaaaatcctTAAGCACAAATAATGAAAGGAATAATTGGAATCAAAATTCATTTTctgaaataaaaaataggAACAGTTTAGATATATCTTGTAATACAAATAAAGTTACACCTTCTAACaaagaatataatacacACTATTCTAATGGTACTCATATCAATAGTTTTGctttgaaaaataattccAACATAACaacatttaataataatattgcTATGAAATCTACATCAAGAGACAATCAAAATTCtgatatgaaaaataatggGATATATTCCATAAAAAGTGTAAAGAATTTtcaaaagaataaaatgaatTCTATCTATTTggataaaataaaaatggacAAGAAAACCATATGCAAGCCTATGGATAAAATgaattcatattttaatagACAAGCTGAAAATAAACTAAAGGGAAAAGTATGctattatacaaataaatcCTTCTTATTTGTGGTAcgtaatatatataggaTACGTAAAATGTGGATTAgagaaaaaatgaaaaaaagaaatgaaaggtttttatgttataaaaaaaagacaaacaaatgtaaaaataataaaaaaccaaaaatgaaaaataaacaaaaacaaaaaaaaaaacaaaaaaaaaaaatctgtaaaaaatggaaaaacaataaaaacataagtaaaatatataaaaaggcTACTTCTTTaaagagaaaaatattaacacAAGATAAACCTCTACAACTACAACAATGTATTAATGATTATGAAAATGATGGTTTACAAAACTCTGAAATGTCCAATGTAAAACATAgacataattatattaataacgATATCGCATATAATCAAAATTCTATAAGGAATGATAACAcaataaatgaaaataataatactaaatatataaataatgtagAATTAAATACTCaaacagaaaaaaataatctGTATCCTATAACTACACAAAAAATggatgataataaaatatataaagaaaatgaaaaagaaacaGATGTATATGTACAACAAGAAAAACATAACTTTATAAACaattatgaaaatgatttaaaaaataatcaagTTGAATTGAAACAAAGTTGTAACCCAAATATgataaatgaaaataatttatatcgtattaataacaataattcggaaaatatatatcaaaattatTCAAACATAAGTTACCACAATAATAACCACAATAATAACcacaataataacaataataataataggatagaaaaaaatttgaatAAACAGTTGGATGTAGAAagtacaaataaaaatgttagCTTTTCAAGttttgaaatatatgattCTTATAAAAACGAGGACTTACAAAATGTTCCTTGTATGGATACTAATCAGAATTTTGTATTAAATGATGAGgtaaattatatgaaccataaaaataaaacgaacaaaatggataatatgaataatatgaacaaaatggataatatgaataacaTGAACAAAATGGACCATATGAATAACATGAACAAAATGGACCATATGAATaactattattatgatggaaacaataatatgctaatatatcaaaataatgataaccATTCCAATGATTTTCATCAACAAAGagaaatattattgaaCCAAAGTAgaataaatgaaaatacTAGGATACATGAATATTCATCATCTCcttatgaaaaaaagaatttagATATGCATCCTTTCCATAATTATGCCAtatctaataataatttaaattatgatataaGAAATTATGTAGAAGGAGGTATAGAAACTTCAAACTATAATTCTTTAGACTCAAATTTTTcgaatattaaaaatggaAATTATGATCATGAGAATACAGAGGATTATTTACATAGAAgaaatttgttttttttgaataacAACATGAATGAAACAAAAGAACATACTGATTTTTTAAAGTATAGAAATAACTATAATGTAgatcaaaataataacataacAAATAATGATACTATGAGGTATAACAATAATGAATCTAATAATGTGTCTAATAATGAATCTAATAATGTATCTAATAATGAATCTAATAATGTGTCTAATAATGAATCTAATAATGTATCTAATAATGTATCTAATAATGTGCATAATAATGTGTCTAATAATTATTCTACcgaattttttaaaaatacaagTTGTAGCTGTGtagataaaaatgtaaataacGCAAACATATTTTATGGACACCAAAATTTAATACCTGATAATCAAAAGGTTTACGAGGGAAAAAATGTGAATATGGAAattgaagaaaatataataaatgtggtaaaaaataatgaaaatgataaaatgTTTGAAAATTTACcttcatttaatttaaaagatgAGAATGTGGAtcataaattaaattttgaTGTAAAAAGTAGGCCTTTACCAAACAAACCATTAgattttatgaatataaataatgataataataataataataataataNNNNNNNNNATAATATGgtagataataatatgagCAACTATAATATGGTagatgataatatgaacaacTATAATATggtaaataataatatgaacaacTATAATATggtaaataataatatgaacaacTATAATATGGTAGATGATAACATGAACAATTATAATGTGGTAGAAGATAACATGAACAATTATAATGTGGTAGAAGATAACATGaacaattataatatggtagataataatatgagCAACTATCATACGGTAGATGATAACATGAACAACTATAATATGGTagatgataatatgaacaacTATATTAtagtaaataataatatgaacaattataatgtagtagatgataatatgaacaacTATATTATggtaaataataatatgagCAATTATAATGTGGTagatgataatatgaacaacTATAATACGGGAAATTATAatgttcataataataatatgtataacTTTAATGctgaaaattataatatgaatggATATAACCAGAATAATATAGGTGACAATGgttctaataataatgggatatataataacacaAACGAGCAGGAAAATGATAACTATATTTCTCATCAAAATGAAGTGAATAACAATATTCATAATTCTTATGAAGTAAATGAACAATCACcttatcataataaaaataattatcaggtgaataatatttactATACATATAACAACGAAAGCTTGCAAGATACAAATTATTCTACCATGAATAGGCATAGCATTATAGAAACATCTTACAATGAAATTCATcgtaatatatatagaataaatgatgatattCATAATGGAAATGTTTCTGTAGAAATCTATTCCAACAGGtacaataataattgtcaaaattattgtaataataataatacacaCAATAATACACACAATAATGCACACAATAATGCACACAATAATGCACACAATAATACGCATAATAATACACATAATAATACACATAATAATAGACAAAATAATAGACATAATAATAGACATAATAATAGACCTTATTTTaggaataataatacacaaaatgatacacaaaataatatacaaaataatacaCAGATTAATACACAAAATAATtcacaaaataatatacagATTAATGCACAAAATAATACACATGAACTTGTGTATAAAATAGTGCGTTTAATCATAGGAATTACATCAAATTTAACA CTGTTGCAAAAGATTCTAGTATTACAAACAGATGCAATGAGGAATATAGAAGAGGGGCattaa
- a CDS encoding thioredoxin-like protein, with protein MKRTDDKIYVDINNEEEYKNLFDDKNDILYIIDIYTRWCGPCIFTFEMINKIYKNNLIFSENVKLFSICAQTVSSLKNYDNNCKPFYIILKNGEIIQQIQGCNIPLIFSFIDEHLMNKKIN; from the coding sequence atgaaaagaacTGACGATAAAATTTACGTGGATATAAATAACgaagaagaatataaaaacttATTTGATGATAAGAATgatattctttatataatagatATTTATACTAGATGGTGTGGGCCATGTATTTTTACTTTTgaaatgataaataaaatatataaaaacaatttaATCTTTTCAGAGAATGTCAAGttattttctatatgtGCACAAACTGTGTCgtcattaaaaaattatgataataattgtaaacccttttatatcatattgAAAAATGGAGAAATAATACAACAAATTCAAGGATGTAATATACCacttattttttcatttattgATGAGCATTTGATgaataagaaaataaattga